In Methanothermobacter sp., the following are encoded in one genomic region:
- the carA gene encoding glutamine-hydrolyzing carbamoyl-phosphate synthase small subunit, with product MFREAKLALEDGTIIKGEAFGFETVKTGEVVFATGMTGYVESLTDPSYKGQILMPTYPLQGNYGISEKWYQSDGIKAEGLIVREECQKPSHQLSEKTLSEFLEEYEIPGIAGVDTRALTIKIRERGTMKGALATEEIDDDELLELAVNQPDITEIDLVDQVCVTEPVTMNEDAERRVVIVDCGIKRNSIKALLERDVGVAVVPYRMDPEEIMEYDPDALLISSGPGDPTRVKKAISTVRTLSEQLPIFGICLGQQIIGLAFGASIYKMKFGHRGINQPVKDLRTGTVSITSQNHGFTIDPDSVRGTDIEITQLNLNDGTPEAIEHRELPVFSVQYHPEAGPGPHDTMNIFDRLVSVMKEY from the coding sequence ATGTTTAGGGAAGCAAAATTAGCCTTGGAAGACGGTACAATAATAAAAGGAGAGGCATTTGGATTTGAAACAGTGAAGACGGGGGAAGTTGTATTTGCAACCGGGATGACGGGTTATGTTGAATCGCTCACAGACCCCTCATACAAGGGCCAGATACTCATGCCAACCTACCCCCTGCAGGGTAACTATGGAATATCTGAGAAATGGTACCAGTCAGATGGTATAAAGGCCGAGGGCCTGATAGTGAGGGAGGAATGCCAGAAACCCTCACACCAGCTATCAGAAAAGACACTCTCAGAGTTTCTGGAGGAATATGAAATCCCTGGCATAGCGGGTGTTGACACAAGGGCCCTCACCATAAAGATAAGGGAGAGGGGTACCATGAAGGGTGCCCTTGCAACAGAGGAGATTGATGATGATGAACTCCTTGAACTGGCAGTGAACCAGCCAGACATAACCGAGATTGACCTTGTGGACCAGGTATGTGTCACCGAACCGGTCACCATGAATGAGGACGCAGAGAGGAGGGTTGTTATAGTTGACTGCGGAATCAAGAGAAACAGCATAAAGGCCCTCCTTGAAAGGGATGTTGGTGTTGCTGTTGTACCCTACAGGATGGATCCAGAGGAAATAATGGAATATGACCCTGACGCACTCCTGATATCAAGCGGACCTGGTGACCCCACAAGGGTGAAGAAGGCCATAAGCACGGTCAGAACACTATCAGAACAGCTTCCCATATTCGGGATATGTCTAGGACAGCAGATAATCGGCCTTGCATTCGGGGCCAGCATATATAAGATGAAATTCGGGCACAGGGGTATAAACCAGCCGGTGAAGGACCTCAGGACAGGTACGGTCTCAATAACATCCCAGAACCACGGGTTCACCATCGACCCGGACTCAGTCAGGGGGACGGATATTGAGATCACACAGCTGAACCTCAACGACGGGACACCCGAGGCAATAGAGCACAGGGAACTCCCGGTTTTCAGTGTCCAGTACCACCCTGAGGCAGGACCAGGGCCACATGATACCATGAACATCTTTGATCGTCTTGTAAGTGTTATGAAAGAATACTAG
- the rimI gene encoding ribosomal protein S18-alanine N-acetyltransferase, translating to MIVREFRPQDLKTVLKIERESFADPYPAHLLRDIYNLGAGFLVAQEDGRVVGFIIFWIRFEDEGHIISLAVDKDYRRQGVGAELVRTAIGIFEKFHIKNIKLEVRAKNSGAINFYRALGFSEENVIANYYEDGEDAVVMRMDLHSGGDSPYGHEY from the coding sequence ATGATAGTAAGGGAATTCAGACCGCAGGACCTTAAAACGGTTCTGAAGATTGAGAGGGAATCATTTGCTGATCCCTACCCGGCACACCTCCTGAGGGATATATACAACCTTGGAGCGGGTTTCCTCGTGGCCCAGGAGGATGGCAGGGTCGTTGGATTCATAATATTCTGGATCCGATTTGAGGATGAAGGTCATATTATCTCACTTGCAGTTGATAAAGATTACCGCCGCCAGGGTGTCGGGGCGGAACTTGTGAGGACAGCCATAGGTATATTTGAAAAATTTCATATTAAAAATATTAAACTGGAGGTAAGGGCAAAGAATAGTGGGGCCATAAATTTCTACAGGGCCCTTGGCTTCAGTGAGGAGAATGTTATAGCCAACTACTATGAGGATGGAGAGGACGCTGTGGTGATGAGGATGGATCTCCACTCTGGAGGGGATTCTCCTTATGGTCATGAATATTAA